Proteins encoded in a region of the Geobacillus genomosp. 3 genome:
- a CDS encoding winged helix-turn-helix transcriptional regulator has protein sequence MIELDKTLCPRFEKAMGLLSQRWTGLIIYQLLTGPQRFCHIESAIGISGRVLSERLKDLENEGIVKREVFPETPVRIEYSLTEKGQALEPVMREIEKWSKTWLMDNGG, from the coding sequence ATGATCGAATTGGATAAAACGCTTTGTCCTCGATTTGAAAAAGCCATGGGATTATTAAGCCAGCGGTGGACGGGATTAATTATTTACCAGCTGCTGACCGGACCGCAGCGTTTTTGCCATATTGAATCCGCGATCGGCATCAGCGGCAGGGTCTTATCAGAGAGACTAAAGGATTTGGAAAATGAGGGGATTGTCAAGCGGGAAGTGTTTCCGGAGACGCCGGTTCGCATTGAATACTCGTTAACAGAGAAAGGGCAGGCTCTTGAACCGGTTATGCGTGAAATTGAAAAGTGGTCAAAAACGTGGCTTATGGACAACGGAGGATAA
- a CDS encoding VOC family protein: MNFHRKPATFVSQVSIKVENIERSIDFYEQVIGFKVWKKTDRQALFTADGQTVLLSVEQPENVIPKQGRTTGLYHFAILLPTRADLGRVFAHLLRIGYPLQGGADHWVSEAIYLADPDGNGIELYADKPSSTWRWANEEVAMSTEPLDVKGLLAEGKEEAWHGLPRGTLIGHIHLHVSELRQAEQFYTKGLGFDVVNRYGGQALFLSTGKYHHHIGLNTWNGVGAPMPPANSVGLESFTLMLPDEAAKEKVAAGLREVGASVKEENGVLMTWDPSGNRILLQIST; the protein is encoded by the coding sequence ATGAATTTCCATCGCAAGCCGGCAACGTTCGTCAGCCAGGTCAGCATCAAGGTGGAGAATATCGAGCGTTCGATCGATTTTTATGAACAAGTCATCGGCTTTAAAGTGTGGAAAAAAACAGACCGGCAGGCGTTGTTTACGGCTGATGGCCAAACGGTTTTGTTGTCGGTTGAACAGCCGGAAAACGTCATTCCGAAGCAGGGCCGGACAACAGGGCTGTACCATTTTGCGATCTTGCTTCCGACGCGGGCCGACTTAGGAAGAGTGTTCGCCCATTTGCTTCGCATTGGCTATCCGCTGCAAGGGGGCGCTGACCATTGGGTGAGTGAGGCCATTTATTTGGCCGATCCGGATGGAAATGGAATTGAGCTATATGCCGACAAGCCGTCTTCCACATGGAGATGGGCGAACGAAGAGGTGGCTATGTCGACGGAGCCATTGGATGTGAAAGGACTGCTGGCCGAAGGGAAAGAGGAAGCTTGGCATGGCCTTCCGCGCGGGACGTTGATCGGGCACATTCATCTGCACGTTTCAGAGTTGCGGCAGGCTGAACAGTTTTATACGAAAGGGTTAGGATTCGACGTTGTCAATCGATACGGAGGCCAGGCGCTGTTTCTTTCGACAGGAAAGTACCATCACCATATTGGCCTAAATACGTGGAATGGCGTCGGCGCGCCGATGCCGCCAGCGAACAGCGTTGGCCTTGAATCTTTTACACTCATGTTGCCGGATGAAGCGGCAAAGGAAAAAGTGGCCGCCGGGTTGAGGGAAGTCGGCGCTTCTGTCAAGGAGGAAAATGGAGTATTGATGACATGGGATCCTTCGGGAAACCGTATCCTTTTGCAAATTTCCACATAG
- a CDS encoding NADPH-dependent FMN reductase: protein MGFFDKLLKKETKEEPTMANETLKIGIILGSTRQGRVSPQVGKWVKELADQRGDAHYEIVDIADFNLPFFGTTDGTEPGIAAWNEKLASLDGFVFIVQEYNHSITGALKNALDWAREAWNNKAAGIVSYGSTGGARAAEHLRGICGELKIADVRTHPTLSLFTDFENGTVFKPQAFHVEQVNAMLDELLLWSRALKTVR from the coding sequence ATGGGTTTTTTTGATAAATTGCTGAAAAAAGAAACGAAGGAGGAACCAACCATGGCCAATGAAACGTTAAAGATCGGGATTATTTTAGGAAGCACTCGGCAAGGGCGCGTCAGTCCGCAAGTCGGAAAATGGGTGAAAGAACTTGCCGATCAACGTGGGGATGCCCATTATGAGATTGTGGATATTGCTGATTTTAACTTGCCGTTTTTCGGAACAACAGACGGAACGGAGCCGGGCATCGCTGCTTGGAACGAGAAACTGGCTAGTCTTGACGGGTTCGTATTCATCGTCCAGGAATACAACCATAGCATTACCGGGGCGTTAAAAAATGCGCTTGATTGGGCTCGTGAAGCTTGGAACAATAAGGCGGCAGGAATTGTCAGTTACGGTTCGACCGGCGGGGCCCGTGCCGCTGAACATTTGCGCGGAATTTGCGGCGAGCTCAAAATCGCTGACGTCCGTACACATCCGACATTGTCGCTGTTTACGGATTTTGAGAATGGAACAGTGTTTAAGCCTCAAGCGTTCCATGTTGAACAAGTCAATGCGATGCTGGATGAGCTTTTATTATGGAGCCGGGCGTTAAAAACCGTGCGATAA
- a CDS encoding DoxX family protein, translated as MAQKYEWALLILRVVLGVTFLIHGIAKFQMGLGNVAGWFESIGVAGFLGYVVAFIELIGGMALILGLGTRMISALLACVMLGAIFTAKLSAGFLGNGQTAGYELDVTLLSVAIALCLSGSRLFALDNKFFESSKN; from the coding sequence ATGGCGCAAAAATACGAATGGGCGTTGTTGATTTTACGGGTCGTTTTAGGGGTGACATTTCTGATTCACGGCATCGCCAAATTCCAAATGGGTCTTGGCAACGTAGCCGGTTGGTTCGAAAGCATTGGTGTGGCCGGGTTTCTTGGTTACGTTGTCGCCTTTATTGAACTGATCGGAGGAATGGCCTTAATCTTGGGATTGGGAACGAGAATGATTTCGGCGCTGCTTGCATGTGTGATGCTTGGCGCCATTTTCACCGCCAAGTTGTCGGCCGGTTTCTTGGGCAATGGGCAAACAGCAGGGTATGAATTGGATGTCACCTTATTGTCCGTGGCGATTGCTCTTTGTCTTAGCGGCAGCCGGTTATTTGCCTTGGACAATAAATTTTTCGAATCATCAAAGAACTAA
- a CDS encoding sigma-54 interaction domain-containing protein has protein sequence MNRDVKALLSIYAQVIELIDLGIHAVDKQGKTIIYNQKMRDIESMDIEDVLDKNILDVFRFDPKQPSTLLQVLQTGESILNQQQTYFNNKGQAVTTINHTYPLRKDGEIIGAVEIAKDMTKFRKLMEEQRQRQESARTFADMIGQSAAIQAAIRLAKYAARSDAPVLLIGEKGTGKELFASSIHHESGRRTKPFFVQTCLALPDDWLETMLFGCEEGDEIQLGLFEQADGGTVLLDDIDALSLPLQEKVARFLQEKQLIRVGGQQPVQTDVRLIASTSGDPIDAVQAGELLKPLYYQLAVHCIVLPPLRERKEDILSLATHFIRQGNERYGLNVERLSDDVQEAFLAYRWPGNVRELEAVILETMATMEQEETITLAHLPASFRARLAPDDAKTDFLFDIEDMLPLDKYMEEVEIYYIRKALQHHGFNITKTAKALGLSRQNLQYRIRKYQIDKEWG, from the coding sequence ATGAACCGCGATGTGAAAGCGCTCTTATCCATCTACGCGCAAGTGATCGAGCTGATCGACCTCGGCATTCATGCCGTCGACAAACAAGGCAAAACGATCATTTACAACCAAAAAATGCGCGACATCGAGAGCATGGACATCGAGGATGTGCTTGATAAGAACATTTTAGATGTGTTTCGTTTTGACCCGAAACAGCCGAGCACACTGCTTCAAGTGTTGCAAACCGGCGAAAGCATCCTCAATCAACAACAAACGTATTTTAATAATAAAGGGCAGGCGGTGACGACGATCAACCACACGTATCCGCTGCGAAAAGACGGGGAAATCATCGGAGCGGTGGAAATCGCCAAAGACATGACGAAATTCCGCAAACTGATGGAAGAACAGCGGCAGCGTCAAGAGTCGGCGCGCACGTTCGCGGATATGATCGGTCAAAGCGCGGCCATACAAGCAGCGATCCGCCTCGCCAAATACGCCGCCCGCTCCGATGCGCCCGTCCTGCTTATCGGCGAAAAAGGAACGGGCAAAGAGCTGTTCGCGTCAAGCATTCACCACGAAAGCGGACGGCGGACGAAACCGTTTTTCGTGCAAACGTGCTTGGCGCTCCCTGACGATTGGCTCGAAACGATGCTGTTTGGCTGTGAAGAAGGAGATGAAATCCAACTTGGCTTGTTTGAACAGGCGGATGGCGGCACCGTGCTGCTTGACGATATCGACGCTTTAAGCTTGCCATTGCAGGAGAAGGTCGCACGTTTTTTGCAAGAAAAACAATTGATTCGTGTTGGCGGTCAACAACCGGTTCAAACCGACGTCCGCTTGATCGCCTCAACAAGCGGCGATCCGATCGACGCTGTTCAAGCCGGGGAACTATTGAAACCGCTATACTATCAGCTCGCCGTCCATTGCATCGTCCTGCCGCCATTGCGCGAACGGAAAGAAGACATTTTGTCGCTGGCAACCCATTTCATCCGCCAAGGCAACGAGCGCTACGGTTTAAACGTCGAAAGACTCAGTGATGACGTACAAGAGGCGTTTCTTGCTTACCGTTGGCCCGGCAACGTGCGCGAACTGGAAGCCGTCATTTTGGAAACGATGGCGACGATGGAACAAGAGGAGACGATCACCCTCGCCCATTTGCCTGCCTCTTTTCGGGCCAGACTCGCTCCCGATGATGCTAAAACCGACTTTTTATTTGATATCGAAGACATGTTGCCGCTTGACAAATACATGGAGGAAGTCGAAATTTACTACATCCGCAAGGCGCTGCAGCATCACGGCTTCAACATCACGAAAACAGCCAAAGCGCTCGGCTTAAGCCGACAAAACTTGCAATACCGCATCCGCAAGTATCAGATTGATAAAGAGTGGGGATAA
- the pruA gene encoding L-glutamate gamma-semialdehyde dehydrogenase: MVQPYKHEPLTDFTVEANREAFLAALKKVEAELGRDYPLVIGGERVMTEDKITSVNPANKAEVIGRVAKANKELAERAMKTADEAFRTWSRTSPEARADILFRAAAIVRRRKHEFSAWMVKEAGKPWREADADTAEAIDFMEYYARQMLKLKDGIPVESRPGETNRFFYIPLGVGVVISPWNFPFAIMAGTTVASLVTGNTVLLKPASATPVVAYKFVEVLEQAGLPAGVLNYIPGSGAEVGDYLVDHPRTRFISFTGSREVGVRIYERAAKVQPGQIWLKRVIAEMGGKDAIVVDKEADLELAAQSIVASAFGFSGQKCSACSRAIIVEDVYDQVLNRVVELTKQLNVGDPAEQATFMGPVIDQGAYNKIIEYIEIGKQEGRLMTGGEGDDSKGFFIQPTVFADVDPNARIMQEEIFGPVVAFAKARDFDHALEIANNTEYGLTGAVISRNRANLEKARHEFHVGNLYFNRGCTGAIVGYQPFGGFNMSGTDSKAGGPDYLILHMQAKTVSEMF, from the coding sequence ATGGTGCAGCCGTATAAACATGAACCGCTCACTGATTTTACCGTAGAAGCGAACCGTGAAGCGTTTTTAGCGGCGCTCAAAAAAGTCGAAGCTGAGCTGGGCCGCGATTATCCGCTCGTGATCGGCGGAGAACGGGTGATGACGGAAGACAAAATCACGTCGGTCAACCCGGCGAATAAAGCGGAAGTGATCGGCCGGGTGGCGAAGGCGAACAAAGAGCTGGCGGAGCGGGCGATGAAAACCGCTGATGAAGCGTTCCGTACATGGAGCCGAACGAGCCCGGAAGCGCGGGCCGATATTTTGTTCCGCGCAGCGGCGATCGTGCGCCGGCGCAAGCATGAATTTTCCGCTTGGATGGTGAAAGAAGCGGGCAAACCGTGGCGCGAAGCGGATGCGGATACGGCCGAAGCGATCGACTTTATGGAATATTACGCGCGGCAAATGTTGAAGCTGAAAGACGGTATTCCGGTTGAAAGCCGTCCGGGGGAAACGAACCGGTTTTTCTATATTCCGCTTGGGGTCGGGGTCGTCATTTCACCGTGGAACTTCCCGTTTGCCATTATGGCGGGCACGACGGTCGCTTCGCTTGTGACGGGCAATACAGTGCTCTTGAAACCCGCGAGCGCAACGCCGGTTGTGGCGTATAAATTTGTCGAAGTGCTCGAACAGGCTGGGCTTCCGGCCGGCGTGTTGAACTATATCCCGGGAAGCGGGGCGGAAGTCGGCGACTATTTGGTCGACCATCCGCGCACAAGGTTTATTAGCTTCACCGGCTCGCGTGAAGTCGGAGTACGCATTTATGAGCGGGCGGCCAAAGTGCAGCCGGGGCAAATTTGGTTGAAACGCGTCATTGCGGAAATGGGCGGAAAAGACGCCATTGTCGTCGACAAAGAAGCCGATCTCGAACTGGCGGCGCAATCGATTGTCGCCTCGGCGTTTGGCTTCTCGGGGCAAAAATGTTCGGCGTGCTCGCGCGCGATCATCGTCGAGGACGTCTACGACCAAGTGCTAAACCGCGTCGTCGAGCTGACCAAACAGCTCAACGTCGGCGACCCGGCCGAACAGGCGACATTTATGGGCCCGGTCATCGACCAAGGGGCGTACAACAAAATTATCGAGTACATCGAAATCGGCAAGCAGGAAGGTCGCTTGATGACGGGCGGAGAAGGAGACGATTCGAAAGGTTTCTTCATCCAGCCGACGGTGTTTGCCGATGTCGACCCGAACGCGCGCATTATGCAGGAAGAAATTTTCGGGCCGGTCGTGGCGTTTGCGAAAGCGCGCGACTTTGATCATGCGCTGGAGATCGCGAACAACACGGAATACGGCTTGACGGGAGCCGTCATTTCGCGCAACCGGGCGAACCTTGAGAAAGCGCGGCACGAGTTTCATGTCGGCAACTTGTATTTTAACCGCGGCTGCACAGGCGCCATTGTCGGCTACCAGCCGTTTGGCGGCTTCAACATGTCAGGCACCGATTCGAAGGCAGGCGGTCCGGACTACTTGATCCTCCATATGCAAGCAAAAACGGTGTCGGAAATGTTTTAA